The Nostoc sp. PCC 7524 nucleotide sequence TTCTGCAAGGCGGGCTTGTAAACGATTCAGGTTAGCTTGAGCTTGCATAACCTGACTTTGGATCTCCTCATCTTCCATGCGAGCAATGATGTCACCTTGCTTGAGGTAGTCTCCTTGTTTGACATATATTTTAGCTAAACGACCAGCAGTTTTAGGGCTGATATTAACTGTTTGATTTGGTCTAACCCTGCCGTTGACTTGCACCTGCACTGTTAAGGTTTGAGAAGTTACTGCTGTTACTAAATTACTAATATCTACTACTTGGCTAGTAGTATAGCGAGAAACTAAATAAGTTGTCGCACCCATGCCTAATATAGCCGCAGCGACTACGCTAACAATTTTAGGAACAGGTAACTTAACTTGATTAATTAGGGGAATTTGCATTCTTTTTTTGATAAAAAAATTTATATAGGACTCGTATTTGATTTCTGTTGGCGTAGCCTGCGCTAGCGCATAAAAAACTCAGTACACCCCTACTCTCTCCTTTCCTATTGCCTATTGCCTATTGCCTATTGCCTGGCTACGCAGATAATTTTAGAAATCAAAGCGGATTCCTATATAATCGTCTAACTGTTGCGTAGAGCCACAATTGAGTCGAGTTTGGCAGCTTGCCGAGCCGGAAACACGCCAAAAAATAGCCCAATACCACCGGATACACAAGTAGCTAGAGTAATAGCGATCGCTGAATTTCTCACTTGTAAGGGAGTAAAGGCTGCTATGAGCAAATTTCCGCTAATTCCTGTCAATATACCTACTATTCCTCCAGTCACAGAGAGAATTACAGATTCAATTAAAAATTGCATTAAAATATCTTGAGAAGTTGCGCCAATTGCCTTACGTAAGCCAATTTCTGGGGTACGTTCACTGACAGAAATCAGCATAATATTCATGATGCCTATCCCTCCTACCAGTAGGGAGATACTAGCGATCGCTGCCAACATTAAAGTTATAGCCCCTGTGACTTGATTGGCAGTTTTCAGTAAATCTTTTTGACTCTGCACCATAAAACCATTTGTACGAGTCGAATTTCGGCGATTCCGTAATAAGTTTTCTACTTGAAATTGAGCTGCTTTTACCCTAGTTTCATCTTGAGCCGAGAGAGAAATAAAAGATAATTGTATTCCATAGGGAGATGTTCGCCCAATAATTTGATGAGCAAGAGTAGTGATAGGTATCATAGCTACATCATCTAAGTTAGTGCCTAAAACCGAGCCTTTGGGTTGCATAACTCCAATGACTAAAAAACTCAGGTTTTTAATTCTTACCCTTTCACCAATAGGGTTTTGATGTTTAAATAACTTCGCTGCTAAATCGGGACCTAAAACCACAACTCGGCCATTTCTTTTTAAATCTAAGTCTCTAAAAAACTGTCCTTGGGCAACATCAAAACTACGTACTGATATATATTCTGGCGTGGTTCCAATCACACGAGTTTGCACATTTCTATTTCCATAACTTGCTAGTTCTAGCGATTGGATTTCTGGTGCAACGGCTTTCACCGCAGGGACTTGGTTAGCGATCGCCAAAGCATCTGCTAGCACTAAAGTTCTCGGTCTTTGATTGGTGACTCCCCAAGCATCGCTGGTTTCAGGTACTACAAATAAAACGTTTGTTCCTAAAGATGCAAATTGTTCAGTAGCTAAATTTTGGGTTCCTTCTCCCACACCTACTAAAGCAATAACTGAAGCATTACCAATAACTATGCCTAGCATGGTCAGACTACTACGGAGTTTATTACTTAAGAGTGTTTGCACTGACATTTTGAAGTAATCGAAGGTTCTCATGGCGATTATTTAGGCTTTTTTTTAGTAAATAAAGTGATTCGTAAAAGTTTAGTTAAATAAGATAGCATCAAGATGCTAATAACAATTACGACGGTAGAACTCATAAAAGACTGTAAAATTTTGATATCGATTACAGGAGGCCAACGCCAAAAATGAGATACTAAATCATTAACTAATGATGGATATTTCCATAATTCCTGCCAGAATATGGGAATTACTACCCATAAAAAATAGCCCCAAATAATAAAACTCAAAATTGTGTAAATCATTAAAATCCCCATTACCCAAATCGGCCAGGGAAATGATTTCACTTTGCGACGATGGCATCGATCAAGATAATGACGAAAAATACGTAATGGTTGTTGACTGAGATTAGTTACACCCAAAGTATCAGCCATTACCCAGTAACCATCAAATTTAAAAATTGGGTTGAGAGTAAACAAACAACTACCAGCAATCATAATGAGTGCTAGTTTTAGGGGTACCCAACCAGTTAAGCTGTAGGCAACAACATATATAGCTGCAAAGATTAATTGGAAAAATACTCCTGCTACATCAACAATTACTCTTTGCCAACGTTTTAACCTCCAAGCATCGCTAACATCGCTGTAGAACGCAGGCCAAATTAAGTAAAGAGTAAAACCGATGTCACTAGGTTCTGCTCCATAACGCGCACAAGCACTAGCATGACCTAGTTCGTGCATCATTAATGAAGCAAAGAATAATAAGTAACTCCATAAAAAACCCGTGACAGAGGTATCAATGTGGAAGTCATGTTGTGGAGCGATCGCTGCACTTACAGCCATAGCTAATAATAGACAACAGGCTACAGGCCAATAAAATGCGATAGAAAGATAAGCCGCAATAGAATTAACTATCGCCTTGGGTAATATAGTGAAGCGGAAAAAATAAGGCGACGCTTTGCGATGGGAATTTTGTTCAATCTTAGTAATTCGCTCAATGACATCGTTGTAAGCCGTCTCTACTTGATCTGAGGATATATACTTGCCTGATTGACTGAGTATTTCCGCTAAAGACTCAAAGGAGATGCCTAAACTACGCTGCTGTAATAAATAATATGAGGTAGGCGAAAGTCTAATATAAGTCAGATTGTGACCTACTGCTAGCAAATACACTGGTTGCCCTTCAGAGGTATCAACAACTAGACGTTCCTGGAGTCCTTGTAGTGTCTGTAGTTCTTTCATAGATTCACTCTGAAGCAACAGGGGTTTAGAGAAGAAAAACTAATAATTAATAACTAATAATTATTCATTACCAATTTCAGACTTGGTACTTGAGATTGAAGATGATTTTTTCCTTTTGGACTGGTAATGGCGAGTTTAATTAATAAGTCGGCAGCTTGTTCACAACCATTTACTTTGCTAAATGCCTGTTGTAATACTTGAGAATTTTGTTGGATTTGTCGGCAGTTTAAGAGTTGGTGAACAGCTTGTTCTATGGTTTGATTTGTAATATGATTAGGCGATAAACAAATAGCAATTCCGGCGGTTTGGCAACGTTCAGCAATTTCTTCAGTACCACTACCATTAGGTATTAACAAACTAGGCACACCATGTTTAATTGCTCCCAAAACAGTAGTTGTATGCCCACTAGAAATCACTGCTTTGGCATAGGGTAGTATAAGTCCTTGGGGAATATGGTCACGCACCAAGAAGTTTTGTGGTATTTCACCTAGTTCGCTATCCATACGGCTAACTACAGCAACTACTCGCACTGGTAAGTTAGCTAATACCTCAACTAAGTTTGGCCAAAATCCAGGTTTGCCAAAAGATCTGCCTGGTTGGACATAAATTATCTGTTCACCAGAAGCGATCGCATCATTAAGCCAATTCATCAAATCTGGATCAAACACAGGCGGTTCCCACAGACAATCCCCAATTAAATGTACTTTTTCTGGTAGTTGATCTACATCTGGTTCTAATTCAGGAAGACTTTGTAACAAGAAAAGATCACCCAATAAGGGTGTATCTCTATAGTTGCAATGGATCGACGGTAAACTCCAGAGTTGACGATTGAGATTATAGAGTTTCATCATCTCTTCATACCGCCACAGCAGCCGCGCTTCTGTTTCTGAAATAGGGGGACGTTCTAGAACAGATGTAGAAGTAGGTAACAGATAAGCCGCACCACCTAAAATACAGATTGGTAGATTATATAGTTCACCAACAATGAGTACACCCAGAGTTAATTGATGTGTTACCAATACGTCAGGTGCAAATTGATCCAGAGCATACTGGATATGTTTAATTTGCATCGATACACCTATCGGTTTAGCCCATACTCCTACCTGGAAACTAGCACCATCCTGATTAGTTCGGGGAATCCGCTCTAATCCTGCTTGTTGTAAAATCCCACTAAAAGCAATATCTGTAACAAAAGCTACTTGGTGTTTTCTGCGTTTGAGTATTTGAGCAATGCCTATGGACGGATAAACAAAACCATGACTGGCTAATGGGCAGAACAAAAATTTCATAGCTCATATCTCCTGGTCCCATACTTGCCAAAATTTTTATTCAAAGCGATGGTAAAAAACAAAACATCCACAACAATAGCTGTGATAGTGTAAACCAGCTCTGTCTTAGCACTGAGGTCTTGGGGAACAACCAAAAATCTAGTAAACAGCAGATTTTGTAAGCCGTGGCTGAGAATGGCAGGATATACACTACCAGTACGGATACGAATCCCACACCAGGCTAAACCATCAGCAATGAACAAAGGAATCCATAGCGGTTCACCTAAAGATAAATGCAGCAAACCAAATAATAGGGAACTAATTACGGCAGCTACTATCGGGCGTGAAATCTGAGCTTGTATTCCAGTGTAGAGTAAGCCTCGAAAGTGAATTTCCTCCGCAGCTGCATTTACCAATACAAAGAATAGTAAATCTGAGATAACTACTGGCAATGGAAAATAGCTGATATTGACAGGCAAAAATGCTATCCAAATAATTGACCGCAGCACCAAAAATAACAATGCCCAAGTAAAATCTGATAATTTGGGGATACCTTTAAGGCCACAACTGGTCAAGCCGTAAAAACGATGAATGAGATACAGACTGACTAACAACTCTCCTGCATATATGCTTAGTGGCAAAGATAAACCGCTTTGATGCAGTAAATAAGGTGGGAGAGCTAAAATAGCACTTCCCAATAAGGGCAGTAAGAAAAGTATGCTGATATGCCCAATTTTCTGTAAACCATGATGTTTTTCTGACTGAGTTACTGACATAGGATAGCTATTTGATTTTGAGTAATTGGCCAGCTTCACTTATGCACAGTCATTGCTGATTAGTTGATGCCACAATAAGGCCGCTTTCAATACAAAGGCGGTAGTAACGGTACTGCTGCCATAAGAAAGGACTTGAAGCACTTTACCAGTAGCGCGACCGAGTTCCATCCGAATCAACTGACAATTTGGCCAAGCTTGGTCACTATTCTGGCTACTCTGGAGATATGTGAGTGCTTTTTGTGCTATTGTGCGATCGCTAGCAACGCTACCAGATTTTTGCACCACTGCTAAACCCAACAAAGATAATGCAGTATTGAGGGCATCACTCTCATCATTCAAACCCCAACCACCATCAGCCAATTGACTGTGGTGTAAAAAGTTTAAGGCACGGGCAATAGCAGGTGATTTGGGTTTAGCAATAGCCAATAGCCTTAAACAGACATAGGTGCCATAATACGGGCCGTGATACCAAGTACTCAGCCAACTACCATCGGGTTGCTGTTGAGATTCTATGTAATTCACCCCTTGAGTAATGTTTTCAGCAAAACGCCCGTGATCAAATAGAGTCAGTGCATAAAATAAATTGGCAATCACATCGGTGTCTGAACCAGTTCCCCAAGCGCATTTGATAAACTCAGCTTGGCGTTCCTGTTCTGGTGTTAAGTTGGTAGTAGGTACTAACCAAGTCTCAAATGAACCATCATCGTGGCTACAATCTTTGAGAAGTACATCTAGGGGAGCTTCACAATATTTTTCTACTGCTGTCTGATGACCAGCACGTAAAAAAACTTGCATTACCTGTGCTAAATCATCAGCATCTGGTGGTAATTCTGGCAAATCTGGGAAGTAACTCCAACCACCTACTCCTGTAGTGCATTGGCGACTAAGTAAGTAGTTGACCTCTTTATCTAAGATTGGTTGCAATAATTGGCCCGGGCTGATATTCGCATCGCATAAAGCATCAGCAATTAATGCCCGTTGAAAAACATCACCATACTGATACTCTTTTTCTGCACTGAAACCTTGATCATGAGCAAATTCCATGATGTGTCGTGCTTCACCAAAACCCAGTTGCCATTGTTTGACAACGAAGCGTACCCCATCCCACGCTATTTGTTGCCACTGACTCTGTGCAGGTGGCAATGTGAAAACAAACTTAGATTCTGCACGTACACGCTGTAAATTTCTACTAATAATTTGGTTAATATCATCAAGGAGAGCCTGACACTTGCGGCGTAGCTTGGCAGTGATATTCCACCAGAGAAGGTTCGGTAAATCAGCTTTGAGTATTTCTGCATCCTCAAGAAACTGTAGCGACATCTCTAAGAGATATGTAGCATGACCACCATAATAAACTTCCCGTTCTAATTGCTTTTTGAGTAGTTCTAATTCTTGCTGTGTACCATGAACTGGCCACTCTTTCAAGAGACGAGACAACAGTAAGGAGGGAATTTGACACCGTAAATCATCTTTCCAATCCAGCAGATCATCTAGCATTTGATTGGCAAGATAGAAGTGATCAATTGATGCCGTCAATGGAATTAAGAGTTCATCGTTTTGTGCTAGTTCTACTAATCCTGCGATTGTACACTTAGCTACACCTGTTTTGCCTTTAATAATTTCAATTGCCAGTGCTTGTGTATATTCAGACCAATGGCGTTTCCCTAATGCAAAATATTGCTCCTGAAGACAAGCGTCGGTATAACCTGCATAATAATTACGAAAGCGGCTCCAAAAGCTAGCATTTGGTAGAAACAACTGCTGTAGGAGTTGGTAAGCTTCAAATTGCATTGCTTGCATACCTAAAATTCTCTCTGCCTCTGGATAGGCAACTGCTAGAGAATCCATCATCTTGTCGCATAAAACCAATGAACTGGCAAATATCTGACCGGCAGATGTTAAGTATTCCAATTGAGTAGGTGTGATTCCCACAAAAGCACTGATAAACAGTTCAGGAAAGTAATCACAAATGTTTTCCCGTTCATTAGTTAAGGTTTCGATATAAATTCCACTCGGCCAATACTCTCGCAAAAAGTTTCTAGCAGGAGTGACCGCGCTTGTATCTTGTCGAATAAACAATGTATCCATTGTTTTAAAAATCTGATAAATTTAAATTGGGTGTCTTCAGTAGTAAATTAAGAAAAAAATTGTATATGCAGTACCGTCACTTCATCTATTGCTGTGTTGGTTTTTCCCGATGACTGCACTGCACATACATTACTTTTGTCAGTTAGGTATACAACCCTGGTATTTCCTCAAGATGCCAGGGATATACCATTTCCTAAGATATTGAGTCCTTTAGTTTGCAGTGGTGGTATCAGTGGTAGTCAATAATGGTTCTTTTGAGAATCCATCACAGTTACTACCACAACTTCCTCCCCAACCGGCAGTTGTAGCAACTGCTAGTTCTAAACGTCTTTCTAATTCTTCTACATCCATTTCTTCAAGGTTGAGGCTTTCAAACTCATTGTTGGGATTTTCAATGTTCTGACTCATTGGTATCTCTCCTTATGGATAAATAAACAGCAAATAGTGGAAATACACAGCTATACAGATGAAGACTTTTTTAAGCAGGACATACTTCTGGTTCTAACTCAACAGCATCCTCAGTCCTGGCAATATGATCTAGATAAGCCTCAGCTACACTGGCACGGAAGCGATTAGCAAAGCCATCACAATAATTTGTGTGAAATTTGTTTTTATGGCTCATAGCTAAGGCAGCACAACCTCCGCCGCAAGAAAATGCGTAGCGACACTTGCGACAGACGGGATTTGAAACTACTGTACGATTTCGCCAAGTTTGGTTTAACTCTTCATTCAAAATCACTTGGCTGTCTTCGGTAATGTGACCAATGCGAATTTTTTCATCACCAGTTTTTTCCCAACACGCATAGATGTCGCCAAAGGAATCAAAGATGTACATCTTATTGTGTGCTGAACAAAAACTAGATTTAAAACTTGGTAATGGATCTCGGTGTTGTGTGAACAACTGCTTTGCTTTTTCTACTAGACCATCATTAGGGCGATAAATTACTTGCATATTAGGATATTGATGGCGCATTTTGTCTAATGCCTGATTTAGCTCCCACGAGTTGAAAGTTGTTTTGACACTGGTTTGGGAATTGCTGGCGTGAACTGGCGAAGTATAGGCAGAAAACTTTTTGTATTTATGCCATCCCCTGGCAATTATTTCATCAGCTAAATCAGGTAATGTCTCAATATTATTGCGGTCAATATTCATGCGTACACTGACTTCAACTCCTAAGCTTAAAGCCATGCTAATATTTTCCGCAATCACCTCAAATGAGCCACTACCATCTGCATAGATTCGTCGTTTATTATGTTCATCTGGTGGGCCATCAAGAGTAATTTGTAGTCTGGAAATTTTGTCAGGACTTAGCAAATCTTGGTACGCTGTTAACTCAGTAGCATTAGTCACAGCCGAGAATGTAGCTTTACCTAAAGATAAGGCCTTATTGACAATGTAATTAACAATAGAATGGCTGGCTTCTAATAATGGCTCTCCACCAAAAAATGTAATATGTCTTGGTAAATCTGGATTGTCTAATATGCCATGACCGGCTTCAATCTTAGGCATAGCAGCAAAAATCCTATCTACCATTTCTGGCTGCATTGTTTGCAATAAATGTTTGAAAGCAGAATTTGTCCTCATGTGATCTTGGAAGCAATAAGGACAACGTAGATTACAACTATAGGTAGGCATAAATATATATCCAGGCATCAAACGGCTCTGGAAATAATGCAATTT carries:
- a CDS encoding ABC transporter permease — protein: MRTFDYFKMSVQTLLSNKLRSSLTMLGIVIGNASVIALVGVGEGTQNLATEQFASLGTNVLFVVPETSDAWGVTNQRPRTLVLADALAIANQVPAVKAVAPEIQSLELASYGNRNVQTRVIGTTPEYISVRSFDVAQGQFFRDLDLKRNGRVVVLGPDLAAKLFKHQNPIGERVRIKNLSFLVIGVMQPKGSVLGTNLDDVAMIPITTLAHQIIGRTSPYGIQLSFISLSAQDETRVKAAQFQVENLLRNRRNSTRTNGFMVQSQKDLLKTANQVTGAITLMLAAIASISLLVGGIGIMNIMLISVSERTPEIGLRKAIGATSQDILMQFLIESVILSVTGGIVGILTGISGNLLIAAFTPLQVRNSAIAITLATCVSGGIGLFFGVFPARQAAKLDSIVALRNS
- a CDS encoding M50 family metallopeptidase, whose product is MKELQTLQGLQERLVVDTSEGQPVYLLAVGHNLTYIRLSPTSYYLLQQRSLGISFESLAEILSQSGKYISSDQVETAYNDVIERITKIEQNSHRKASPYFFRFTILPKAIVNSIAAYLSIAFYWPVACCLLLAMAVSAAIAPQHDFHIDTSVTGFLWSYLLFFASLMMHELGHASACARYGAEPSDIGFTLYLIWPAFYSDVSDAWRLKRWQRVIVDVAGVFFQLIFAAIYVVAYSLTGWVPLKLALIMIAGSCLFTLNPIFKFDGYWVMADTLGVTNLSQQPLRIFRHYLDRCHRRKVKSFPWPIWVMGILMIYTILSFIIWGYFLWVVIPIFWQELWKYPSLVNDLVSHFWRWPPVIDIKILQSFMSSTVVIVISILMLSYLTKLLRITLFTKKKPK
- a CDS encoding glycosyltransferase, translating into MKFLFCPLASHGFVYPSIGIAQILKRRKHQVAFVTDIAFSGILQQAGLERIPRTNQDGASFQVGVWAKPIGVSMQIKHIQYALDQFAPDVLVTHQLTLGVLIVGELYNLPICILGGAAYLLPTSTSVLERPPISETEARLLWRYEEMMKLYNLNRQLWSLPSIHCNYRDTPLLGDLFLLQSLPELEPDVDQLPEKVHLIGDCLWEPPVFDPDLMNWLNDAIASGEQIIYVQPGRSFGKPGFWPNLVEVLANLPVRVVAVVSRMDSELGEIPQNFLVRDHIPQGLILPYAKAVISSGHTTTVLGAIKHGVPSLLIPNGSGTEEIAERCQTAGIAICLSPNHITNQTIEQAVHQLLNCRQIQQNSQVLQQAFSKVNGCEQAADLLIKLAITSPKGKNHLQSQVPSLKLVMNNY
- a CDS encoding CPBP family intramembrane glutamic endopeptidase encodes the protein MSVTQSEKHHGLQKIGHISILFLLPLLGSAILALPPYLLHQSGLSLPLSIYAGELLVSLYLIHRFYGLTSCGLKGIPKLSDFTWALLFLVLRSIIWIAFLPVNISYFPLPVVISDLLFFVLVNAAAEEIHFRGLLYTGIQAQISRPIVAAVISSLLFGLLHLSLGEPLWIPLFIADGLAWCGIRIRTGSVYPAILSHGLQNLLFTRFLVVPQDLSAKTELVYTITAIVVDVLFFTIALNKNFGKYGTRRYEL
- a CDS encoding prenyltransferase/squalene oxidase repeat-containing protein produces the protein MDTLFIRQDTSAVTPARNFLREYWPSGIYIETLTNERENICDYFPELFISAFVGITPTQLEYLTSAGQIFASSLVLCDKMMDSLAVAYPEAERILGMQAMQFEAYQLLQQLFLPNASFWSRFRNYYAGYTDACLQEQYFALGKRHWSEYTQALAIEIIKGKTGVAKCTIAGLVELAQNDELLIPLTASIDHFYLANQMLDDLLDWKDDLRCQIPSLLLSRLLKEWPVHGTQQELELLKKQLEREVYYGGHATYLLEMSLQFLEDAEILKADLPNLLWWNITAKLRRKCQALLDDINQIISRNLQRVRAESKFVFTLPPAQSQWQQIAWDGVRFVVKQWQLGFGEARHIMEFAHDQGFSAEKEYQYGDVFQRALIADALCDANISPGQLLQPILDKEVNYLLSRQCTTGVGGWSYFPDLPELPPDADDLAQVMQVFLRAGHQTAVEKYCEAPLDVLLKDCSHDDGSFETWLVPTTNLTPEQERQAEFIKCAWGTGSDTDVIANLFYALTLFDHGRFAENITQGVNYIESQQQPDGSWLSTWYHGPYYGTYVCLRLLAIAKPKSPAIARALNFLHHSQLADGGWGLNDESDALNTALSLLGLAVVQKSGSVASDRTIAQKALTYLQSSQNSDQAWPNCQLIRMELGRATGKVLQVLSYGSSTVTTAFVLKAALLWHQLISNDCA
- a CDS encoding radical SAM/SPASM domain-containing protein codes for the protein MMRTSSYTIYVDLPGNQEEMLIIHGYTGAYDKVSQRVATYLRSLEHKHPPKPLYGDWSPEPTITGKVVPPTNVTIELLKKRGYLTEMTVMEEEEYFSQVATKLHYFQSRLMPGYIFMPTYSCNLRCPYCFQDHMRTNSAFKHLLQTMQPEMVDRIFAAMPKIEAGHGILDNPDLPRHITFFGGEPLLEASHSIVNYIVNKALSLGKATFSAVTNATELTAYQDLLSPDKISRLQITLDGPPDEHNKRRIYADGSGSFEVIAENISMALSLGVEVSVRMNIDRNNIETLPDLADEIIARGWHKYKKFSAYTSPVHASNSQTSVKTTFNSWELNQALDKMRHQYPNMQVIYRPNDGLVEKAKQLFTQHRDPLPSFKSSFCSAHNKMYIFDSFGDIYACWEKTGDEKIRIGHITEDSQVILNEELNQTWRNRTVVSNPVCRKCRYAFSCGGGCAALAMSHKNKFHTNYCDGFANRFRASVAEAYLDHIARTEDAVELEPEVCPA